The DNA sequence ATTTTTTAAAATATGATTATCGATGACAAATAAAGATGAAGTGATGATTAAATCGGGCTTTAAATTGATAATATATTCTATATTAGGTTGAACTCTAAGACCGACATCTTTTACACTTTGGGGTAAAGCGGGCTCTTTTACCCAAGTATTATATATTCTCTTATCTCCGACTGCTAAAGGCTGGGAATTTAACATCATCATTGTTTCAGCCATAGTCCAATCTAAAGCGATGATTTTCAATTCTTTAGCTTGTATAAGTTCTAATAAAATTAAAAGCAAAATAATAATTTTTTTCATATTTTAAAAAAGTGCAATAGGAGATTTTCTTTTAGGATGCTCTATAATACTAGCATCGATATTAAATATATCTTTTAGTTTTTCTTCTTGCATAAATTCTTGCTTGCTTGCATTAAAAACAACCTTTCCTTCTTTTAAAGCAATAATTTCATCGCAATATAATGCCGCTAAATTAATATCATGTAAAATTAATACTATGCCCACTTTAAATTCTTTATTTAATTTTAATATTAATTCCATTAATTCAAATTGATATACAATATCTAAAGCAGCTAAAGGTTCATCTAAAAATAAAAATTCACTTTTTTGTGCTAAAAGCATTGCCAAAAAAGCTCTTGTTTTTTCTCCTCCAGAAAGAGTATGAATTTCTCTATTTGACAAACTTAAAGTATTCGTTAATCTCATCACTTCTTCGATTAATTCTTTATCTTGATTTTTAAAAAATAATTTTTCATAAGAATAGCGCCCCATTTTCACAAGCTCTTTTACGCTTAAATATCCTAAATTAGGTAAATATTGCGGTAAATAAGCTATTTTTTGAGCTAATTGTTTGGAAGAAAATTTAGCTATATCTTGTTCATTAAAACAAATTTTTCCAGAAGTTGGCTTTAACTGCCTAGCCAAAATTTTCAATAAAGTTGATTTTCCTGAACCATTATGCCCCATAAGGCCGTAAATTTTGTTATTTTCAAAACATAAATTTGTAGGATAAATAATATATTGATTTTGATTTTTAAAATTTACATTGCAACTTTTTATGAGTGCCATTGCTCAATCATATCCTCTTTAAAAAACTTAAGCTCGGATTATAGCATAAAGAAAAATAAAAAATAAATAAAAAATAATTTTTCTTTAAATTTTAAAATTATATAATTCGCATTTTGAAAGTCAATTTCATTATTATAATTAAAAATTTTTCGTTTAAAAAAAGGAGAACCTATTTTTATGAATAAAGTATTCAATTCTTTTTTACTTATTTCAATAAGTGCTAGTTTAGCTTTAGCAAAAGAATCTTCTTATGAGCTAGGTGCTGTTAGTGTTGTGGGATCTATCGAGAAAGGAAATCAAAGTGTAGATTATCTCAGCCCAAAAAGTGTTTCTGTAATTAGCGCCAAGCAAATTCAAGAAGAAGGTGCGCAGCAACTTGATGAGATTACTAGATACGAAAGTGGTTTTGTTTCTCAAATTTATGGTGCGGATTTAGATACAACAGATTGGCTTAAATTAAGAGGATTTGATGCAAGTTTAGTTTTAGACGGAACAGCTATTTATAAAGGCGGATATTTTGGATGGTCACCAGATTTATATGGCTTAGAAAAAATAGAAGTTATTAAAGGGGCTGATTCTTTAAGTTATGGATCTTCTCAAAGTGGTGGCGTGATCAATTTAGTTAGCAAAAGACCTCAAAAAAACCCTATAGCAGAAATAGGAGCTAAAATAGGAAATTTATCCCAAAATGGCCTATTTTTCGATATTGGAGATAAAGCTTTTAACACAAATAGTAATTTTAGAATCGTAGGAAACTATTTTAGGCAAAATGGACAGCTTGATGGAACTTGGCAAGAACATTATTATTTTGCACCAAGCTTAGCTATAAATATAGATGATGATACATTTTTAACGCTTCTTAGTAGTTTTCAGTACGATCAAGGAGTGCCTACAACTGGATTTTTTCCTGTTTATGGAACCATCATTGATACACCACAAGGAACAATTAAGCCAAGTACAAATTTAGGATCACCTTTGAGTGATTATTTAAAAAGAAAACAATATTCTTTAGGATATGAATTTATACATTATTTTAATGATGAATTAACTTTTATGCAAAATTATCGTTATAATATGGAGGATAAAAGTCAATTTGCTGTAAACTTTTCAGCTTTAGACTCTAGCAATCCCGCTACAGCTAAAAGAAGTTCTATCATCTTAGATGGTATAGCAAGAAGCCATACTTTAGATAATAGACTGGTTTTAAAGCATAATTACAAAGAACTTGAAAACACTCTTACAAGTGGAATAGATTATCAATATATCTATGTCAATGGAAAATATGGTTATGGAAGCGCAAGTGATGTCAATATCTTTGATCCTAATCATACCCCACAAATTAAAAGTAAAGTGCCTACATATCTAGTCAAACAATCACAATTAGGTCTATATGTTCAAGATAGAGCTAAGCTTTATGATAAATGGATTTTAGATCTTGGCATGCGTTTTGATAAAGCTAAAAGTAATGCAAAAAGCTTTGGAAATAAAAGCGATTATAATGTCAATCATACAACTTTTCAAACAGGCTTGATGTATGTATTTGAAGATTTAGGATTAATGCCTTTTGTCAGTTACTCAGGAGCCTTTAGACCTATAGCAGGAAGTGACGGAGAAGGCAAGGGTTATAAGCCTTATGAAAGCAGACAATATGAAGCTGGTTTTAAATATCTTCCTTATTTTATCGATGGAGAACTTAATCTTTCTTATTTTGACATCCAAGAAAAAAATGCCTTAGTTAATGCCGATCCAAGTATGCCTACGCCTGTATCTATACAAGCTGGAAAGCAAAATGCTAAAGGCTTAGAACTAAGCTCAAATATAGCTTTGAGTGAAAGCATAAATTATACTTTAGCTTATGCACATTATTTTCAAACTCACACCTCTTTAGACGCGCTAAAAACTATAAGAACGCCAATGATGCCAAAAGACATTTTTGCCACTAAAATTTCTCATACTTTTAAAATCGATCATAAACAAAATTTTAAAAGTAGTTTTGGAATACGCTACGTAGGAAGTAGCACTGACGAGGCTGGGAATCCTAATATCAAAGTGCCTTCATATACACTTTATGATCTTGCTTTTAGCTATAATTATGATAAATGGAATGCTCAGTTAAATATCGATAATATTTTTAATAAAAAATATATTAGCGGATGTTATTATTCTTGCTATTATGGTGAAGGTATTAAAGGAATTTTATCCATTTCTTATAAATATTAATAAATACTAAATTCTCTTAAGCTTAAGTATGCTATACTCTAGCTTATGAGATTTTTAAATATTATTTTATTTTTACCTTTAGCATTGTTTGGCTCCAACTTAAAAGAACTTATAAATTTAAGTCAAAAAAATGAGCAATATTTTATCAAGCAAATTCAAAGCGAACAAGCTAAACTTACAAGTAATGAAGTTTTTAGAAATTATTTGCCAAGTCTTAGTTTAAATTCCGCCTATGTGGCTAACAATAAAGATCGTTTTATTATTGATCCTCAAGAAAGTTTATTTGCAAAATTTTCTCTGAATTTTCTACTTTTTGATGGTGGCGCTAGAGAAGCTAATTTAAAAGCCTTAAAAGAGCAAGAAAAAATTAGCTTACTTAGCAAAGAACAAACTAGAAATTATTTAGCTTTAAATGCAACTACTCTTTATTTTAATTCTTTAAGTCTTAGAAAAATCATTGCCACAAATGAACAGAAAGTGGAGTTTTTAAAATCAACCTTACAAAGATTAAAAAAATTTTACGCTACAGGATTAAGTTCTAAAGATGAATTAGAAAGTATAGAAGCAAAATTTCATTTAAGTGTTTTAGATTTGCATCAAAATGAATTAAAATTTGAAAATATCCAAAAAGAAATTAGAATTTTAACCGGAGAAAATATCATTCCTGAAGGCCAAGCAACATTGGAAAAACCTTTTTATGATAAAGTATTAAATAACTATGATGTGCTTATTGCTAGAGAAAATGTTAATTTAGCTAGAGAAAATGTTAATTTAGCCAAAGCTCAGTATTATCCTAAATTTTTTATTCAAGATAATTTCGGATTTTATAAAAACAATTATAACCCAAAAGTTCCTTATCCTTTTATCAATCTAACCAATGAAATCTTAGAAAAATATTCACAAAATAATCAAATTATTTTAGGAATAGAATGGAAAATTTTTGATTTTAATTCTAGAGCCAAAAAGGTTGAAAAAGAGCGTTTAAATGTTCAAATTGCAAATGCAAATGCAAGATTAAATGAAAGAAAAAACCGAGAAGAATTGTTGTATTTGCTTAAAAATATAAAAGTCTTAAAGGAGCAAATTATAGCCCTAAAATTAGCACTCAAAGCTGCTAATATAGCCTTTGAAAGCATAGATAAAAAATATAGCGCAGGGCTTGTTTCTTATGTAGAATATTTACAAGCTTTAGAGGCTAAATTTAAAGCTCAAAGTGATCTAGAATTAGCAAGAAACGAATTTGAAATCACAAAAGCAAATTATTATTTTAATGCTGGAGTACAAATCATTTCAAAGGTAAAACAATGAAAATATTTTTAATTTTAATATTTTCTTTTAATGTAATTTTTGCAGAAGAAATTTATGCAAGTTTTAATGTAGAAGCATCAAAGCAAAGCAAATTGGCTATTGAAGGCATAGGGATAGTATCACAAATTCCAATCACAATTGGACAAAAGGTTAAAAAGGGAGATCTTTTAATTGTCCTTGATCAAACCAGTGAAAAAATAGCACTTGAAAATGCCAAAAATTCATATAATTTAGCCCTAGCTCAATATGAAAATACAAAAAGCAAAATGAAAAAAATTAATTCTGTTCAAGATGTTATTGATAAACAAAGCTATGAAGATATGAAAACACAATTTAATATAGCTAGCTTAAATTTAACTAAAGCTAAAATCAATATGGATTATTATAAAAATATACTTGAAAAAAAAGAATTAAGAGCGCCTTATGATGCAATTGTTTCAAATAAATTTATACAGATTGGAGAGGGAGTTGGCGGAGTAGCTCAACCTTTAGTAGAAATTTTTTCTTATCCTCAAAGTAAACTCATTTTAAGTTTTGATGAAAAATATAAAGATAAAGTAAAAATTGGAGATGAATTTATTTATAAATTAGATCAAAGCAATAACCAAATTAAAGGAAAAATCAGCCTAATTTATCCAAGCATAGAGGTAAAAACGAGAAAAATTTATGCTGAAGTTGAAGCTTCAGGATTAACCCCGGGACTTTTTGGAGAAGGTAAGATAATTACAAAAGATTAGAATATGTTTAAATTAGCAATAAATAGACCTATTACCGTATTAATGTTTTTTTTAGCACTCGTTATCTTTGGATTTATTTCCGCATTTAATATGAGTGTTAATTTATTTCCAAATGTTTCCATTCCTCTTATTAAAATTACAAGTAAAGCTAATGGAGATTTAAATTTTATAGAATCAAAAATTACTAAGGAAATAGAAAATGCTCTAAGTGAAATTGATGGGGTTAAAACTATAACTTCGGTTGCATATGATAATTTTAGTATTTCTGTAGTCGAATTTAAACTTGGCAAAAATCTCGAAGTAGCTGCTAATGATGTAAGAGATAAAATAGGCACCTTAAGTCTTCCAACTAAACCTGAAGTTGAGAAAATAAGTTCTGATTCTGGTTCAGCTATATCACTTTTTCTTTACTCACCAAATAAACTTTCTCTTATGCAAAATATCAATGACAAAATCAAGCCTTTTTTACAAAGGGTCGATGGTGTAGGAAAAATTGATGCTAAAGGTTTTTTAAAACCTCAAATTCGCATTAATTTAAAACCAGAGCAATTACAAAAATATAATCTTAATGCCTATGATGTAGCCAATATCATTAAAAGTCAAAATTTTAAACAAGCCTTAGGAGAATTAAATAATCAAAAAAATAATTATATTATTAAAGGTTATTTCGAAGCTAATGATTTAAATGAATTAAAAAAATTACGTATTAAAACTGGTGTATTTTTAAGTGATATTGCTGATATACAGAATCTTTATGAGGATGAAAAGCAAAGTGCGATTTATCAAGGAAAAGAAGGTGTGCTCCTAGAGCTTGGCAAAGTGAATAATTATAATACACTCCAAATGATAAAAAATGTTAAAAATTCTCTAAGCACTTTAGAAAAGCAAATTCCTAGCGATATAAAATTTGATATTGTTTATGATAAAAGCTTAAATATCTATAAACATCTTTCACAAGTTATTTTTGATATGGTTTTAGGTATTTTCTTAACTCTAATTATTGTATTTTTATTTTTAAGAAATTTAAGTGCTACCCTTATTGCTTGCATTGCAATACCAACTTCAATAATTTCAACTTTTTTTATCATTGATATTTTAGGCTATGATCTAAATCGTCTTACCTTTATTGCCCTAACTTTAAGTATAGGAATTTTTATAGATGATGCTATTGTAGTGATTGAAAATATCGCTAAAAAATTAAAAGAACATCCGCCCTTACAAGCTGCTTTTTTAGGGGTTAATGAAATAGGTTTTAGCGTATTAAGCATTAGTGTTGTTTTACTTTGTGTTTTTATTCCTATTTCTTATATGAAATCTGTACCTGGGCTTTTTTTTAACGCCTTAGGAATTAGCGTTGCAAGTGGTATCGTAATTAGTTTTTTAGTTTCTATATTTTTGATTCCAAGTTTAAGTGCTAGATTTTTAAATCCTAAAGAAAGTCGATTTTATCAAAAAAGTGAAGCTTTTTTTCAAAAAATAGAAGAAAAATATGAAAATATACTTTATAAAATTTTAAAAAATAAAACTAAATTCATCTTAGCAAGTCTTGTTTTTGTAATTTTATCCTTTGGTTTAGCTAGTCGTATTGGACTTGATTTTTTACCTATGGAAGATGACAGCGAAATTCAAGTTTTGCTTGAGAGTAAACAAGATTTGAGTTTTGAAGCTATGCGAAAAAAAAGTCTTGATCTTTTAGAAAAAATTCAAACAGATGAAAATGTAAAATACGCTTTTTTAATTTTAGGATATGATGATGCTAAAGATGCCACAAAAGCTAAAATTTATATAAAGCTTAAAAATTTAGGTGAGAGAAAATTAAGACAAAGCGCAATAGTTAACTTATATCGTCAAAAATTTCAAGAAGATGGCATTAAAATCAAAGTTTTAGAGCTTCCAAAAATCGAAGGCGCTGGAATTGATGATCCAGTTCAATTTTTAGTTTTAGGCGATGATTTAGATTCTATAAAACAAGCTACTAATCGTGCCAAAGAGATTTTAGGAAGTAATTCTCATATTGTTGATATAAGCGATAATGCTAATTCAACAAAAGATGCTGTTGCTCTTCATATTAATAAAGAAAAAGCAAAGCTTTTAGATGTTAATCCAGAATATATTGCCGCAGTATTAAGTTACTCTTTTTCTCAATTAAGTGTTGGGGGTATGGACAGAGGAAATTCAAAAGACGATCTTATTTTAAGCTTTTCACCTGATTTTAAAAAAAATATAGAAGCTCTTAAGCGCATTAATATAAGAAATAATCAAGGTATTAACTTAGATCTTTCAAGTGTTGTTGATTTTTCTTATACTAAGGATTTAAAAACTATCAATCGTTATAACAAAAGTCGATCTATTAAGGTTACAGCTGGAGTTAATGATATTTCGCTAGGAGCGGTTCAAAAACTCTTACTTAATAATATGGATTATATTTTAGGTAAGAATTCAAATCTTAATTATGCTTTTTCAGGCTTTATAAATCTTTTAGGTGAAACCGTTCAAGGTTTTGCGATGGCTATAACTTTAGCTTTTGTTTTAATTTATCTTGTTTTAGCTGCACTTTATGAAAGTCTTATTTTACCATTAATTATAATGATCACTATGCCTTTGGCTTTTGGTGGAGCTTCTATAGGACTTTTCATTACTGGACATAATTTCTCACTTTTTGTTTTAATTGCCATCATCTTACTTTTTGGTATGGTGGGAAAAAATGCGATTTTACTTATAGATGTAGCCAATAAAAAATGTCATGAAGGTATAGAACCTAATAAAGCTTTATTGATCGCTGGAAAATCTCGCTTAAGAGCTATTTTAATGACAACTTTTGCGATGATTTTTGCTATGATTC is a window from the Campylobacter sp. RM10537 genome containing:
- a CDS encoding ABC transporter ATP-binding protein — translated: MALIKSCNVNFKNQNQYIIYPTNLCFENNKIYGLMGHNGSGKSTLLKILARQLKPTSGKICFNEQDIAKFSSKQLAQKIAYLPQYLPNLGYLSVKELVKMGRYSYEKLFFKNQDKELIEEVMRLTNTLSLSNREIHTLSGGEKTRAFLAMLLAQKSEFLFLDEPLAALDIVYQFELMELILKLNKEFKVGIVLILHDINLAALYCDEIIALKEGKVVFNASKQEFMQEEKLKDIFNIDASIIEHPKRKSPIALF
- a CDS encoding TonB-dependent siderophore receptor, encoding MNKVFNSFLLISISASLALAKESSYELGAVSVVGSIEKGNQSVDYLSPKSVSVISAKQIQEEGAQQLDEITRYESGFVSQIYGADLDTTDWLKLRGFDASLVLDGTAIYKGGYFGWSPDLYGLEKIEVIKGADSLSYGSSQSGGVINLVSKRPQKNPIAEIGAKIGNLSQNGLFFDIGDKAFNTNSNFRIVGNYFRQNGQLDGTWQEHYYFAPSLAINIDDDTFLTLLSSFQYDQGVPTTGFFPVYGTIIDTPQGTIKPSTNLGSPLSDYLKRKQYSLGYEFIHYFNDELTFMQNYRYNMEDKSQFAVNFSALDSSNPATAKRSSIILDGIARSHTLDNRLVLKHNYKELENTLTSGIDYQYIYVNGKYGYGSASDVNIFDPNHTPQIKSKVPTYLVKQSQLGLYVQDRAKLYDKWILDLGMRFDKAKSNAKSFGNKSDYNVNHTTFQTGLMYVFEDLGLMPFVSYSGAFRPIAGSDGEGKGYKPYESRQYEAGFKYLPYFIDGELNLSYFDIQEKNALVNADPSMPTPVSIQAGKQNAKGLELSSNIALSESINYTLAYAHYFQTHTSLDALKTIRTPMMPKDIFATKISHTFKIDHKQNFKSSFGIRYVGSSTDEAGNPNIKVPSYTLYDLAFSYNYDKWNAQLNIDNIFNKKYISGCYYSCYYGEGIKGILSISYKY
- a CDS encoding TolC family protein, with protein sequence MRFLNIILFLPLALFGSNLKELINLSQKNEQYFIKQIQSEQAKLTSNEVFRNYLPSLSLNSAYVANNKDRFIIDPQESLFAKFSLNFLLFDGGAREANLKALKEQEKISLLSKEQTRNYLALNATTLYFNSLSLRKIIATNEQKVEFLKSTLQRLKKFYATGLSSKDELESIEAKFHLSVLDLHQNELKFENIQKEIRILTGENIIPEGQATLEKPFYDKVLNNYDVLIARENVNLARENVNLAKAQYYPKFFIQDNFGFYKNNYNPKVPYPFINLTNEILEKYSQNNQIILGIEWKIFDFNSRAKKVEKERLNVQIANANARLNERKNREELLYLLKNIKVLKEQIIALKLALKAANIAFESIDKKYSAGLVSYVEYLQALEAKFKAQSDLELARNEFEITKANYYFNAGVQIISKVKQ
- a CDS encoding efflux RND transporter periplasmic adaptor subunit, translating into MKIFLILIFSFNVIFAEEIYASFNVEASKQSKLAIEGIGIVSQIPITIGQKVKKGDLLIVLDQTSEKIALENAKNSYNLALAQYENTKSKMKKINSVQDVIDKQSYEDMKTQFNIASLNLTKAKINMDYYKNILEKKELRAPYDAIVSNKFIQIGEGVGGVAQPLVEIFSYPQSKLILSFDEKYKDKVKIGDEFIYKLDQSNNQIKGKISLIYPSIEVKTRKIYAEVEASGLTPGLFGEGKIITKD
- a CDS encoding efflux RND transporter permease subunit gives rise to the protein MFKLAINRPITVLMFFLALVIFGFISAFNMSVNLFPNVSIPLIKITSKANGDLNFIESKITKEIENALSEIDGVKTITSVAYDNFSISVVEFKLGKNLEVAANDVRDKIGTLSLPTKPEVEKISSDSGSAISLFLYSPNKLSLMQNINDKIKPFLQRVDGVGKIDAKGFLKPQIRINLKPEQLQKYNLNAYDVANIIKSQNFKQALGELNNQKNNYIIKGYFEANDLNELKKLRIKTGVFLSDIADIQNLYEDEKQSAIYQGKEGVLLELGKVNNYNTLQMIKNVKNSLSTLEKQIPSDIKFDIVYDKSLNIYKHLSQVIFDMVLGIFLTLIIVFLFLRNLSATLIACIAIPTSIISTFFIIDILGYDLNRLTFIALTLSIGIFIDDAIVVIENIAKKLKEHPPLQAAFLGVNEIGFSVLSISVVLLCVFIPISYMKSVPGLFFNALGISVASGIVISFLVSIFLIPSLSARFLNPKESRFYQKSEAFFQKIEEKYENILYKILKNKTKFILASLVFVILSFGLASRIGLDFLPMEDDSEIQVLLESKQDLSFEAMRKKSLDLLEKIQTDENVKYAFLILGYDDAKDATKAKIYIKLKNLGERKLRQSAIVNLYRQKFQEDGIKIKVLELPKIEGAGIDDPVQFLVLGDDLDSIKQATNRAKEILGSNSHIVDISDNANSTKDAVALHINKEKAKLLDVNPEYIAAVLSYSFSQLSVGGMDRGNSKDDLILSFSPDFKKNIEALKRINIRNNQGINLDLSSVVDFSYTKDLKTINRYNKSRSIKVTAGVNDISLGAVQKLLLNNMDYILGKNSNLNYAFSGFINLLGETVQGFAMAITLAFVLIYLVLAALYESLILPLIIMITMPLAFGGASIGLFITGHNFSLFVLIAIILLFGMVGKNAILLIDVANKKCHEGIEPNKALLIAGKSRLRAILMTTFAMIFAMIPLAISRGAGYESNSPMAIAIIFGLVSSTLLTLLVVPALFKFCYTLDSKLRKIYERKKID